The following proteins are encoded in a genomic region of Rhodoferax aquaticus:
- a CDS encoding VIT and vWA domain-containing protein, producing MAIAVLSEPAQPSRLSRWLWLATTSLSAVCFVALVSHPVHAQDTDNPRLKTESPYFLVKSDNPGVDQLPLKSTQVNVKVSGVIADVTVVQTYKNEGQRAIEAKYVFPGSTRAAVHGMNVRLADRLITAKIREKQQAKIEYDDAKAQGKTAALLEQHLPNVFQMNVANIMPGDDVKVELRYTELLVPTDGKYQFVFPTVVGPRYNSPQSGQANATWVAQPYLPQGQNTPTSKAAPAFDIHVSLNTPIGIKEVTSPSHTISSYSEQGGATVVGLNPTAEPTNNRDFILDYRLAGDKIESGLLLYKGATENFFLAMVEPPKAPPATAISPREYIFVVDISGSMHGFPLDTAKGVLRELIGGLRPSDTFNVLLFSGSNNFLSPKSVPATKANIEQAIRTIDQQGGGGSTELIPALKRVYAQAKTADVSRTVVVVTDGYVTVEREAFELVRNNLSSANVFSFGIGSSVNRHLMEGLARAGMGEPFIITKPEQAAEQAKRFRTMIESPVLTQVKARIEGLDVYDVEPRNLPDLLAQRPVIVYGKWRGEPKGKLIIEGQSASGPIQHTLPVAADTAKTTDTAALRHLWARNRIAALSDQEALEGGDTYAKAITDLGLQYSLLTQYTSFLAVDQVVRNKAPADSTGVNQPSPLPEGVENSSLGTEVPSTPEPATWGAIAMTISVLGMLAYRRRRALARAHHYTS from the coding sequence CTCAAGTCCACGCAGGTCAACGTGAAGGTCAGCGGTGTGATTGCCGACGTGACCGTGGTACAGACCTACAAGAACGAAGGCCAGCGCGCCATCGAAGCCAAATACGTGTTCCCCGGCTCCACACGCGCTGCAGTGCACGGTATGAACGTGCGCCTGGCCGACCGCCTGATCACCGCCAAGATCCGCGAGAAGCAGCAAGCCAAGATCGAATACGACGACGCCAAGGCCCAAGGCAAAACCGCTGCCTTGCTGGAACAGCACCTGCCCAATGTGTTCCAGATGAATGTGGCCAACATCATGCCCGGCGACGACGTGAAGGTGGAGCTGCGTTACACCGAGCTGCTGGTACCCACCGACGGCAAATACCAGTTTGTGTTCCCCACCGTGGTAGGTCCGCGCTACAACAGCCCACAGAGCGGTCAGGCCAACGCCACTTGGGTTGCCCAGCCCTACCTGCCCCAAGGCCAAAACACGCCCACCAGCAAAGCCGCACCTGCCTTTGACATCCACGTGTCGCTCAACACGCCCATTGGCATCAAGGAAGTCACCTCGCCATCGCACACCATCAGCAGCTACAGCGAGCAGGGCGGTGCCACCGTGGTGGGCCTGAACCCCACCGCCGAGCCCACCAACAACCGCGACTTCATCTTGGACTACCGCCTGGCCGGTGACAAGATCGAGAGCGGATTGCTGCTCTACAAGGGTGCGACCGAGAACTTCTTCCTGGCCATGGTGGAGCCACCCAAGGCCCCGCCCGCCACCGCCATCAGCCCACGCGAGTACATCTTTGTGGTGGATATCTCGGGCTCCATGCATGGCTTTCCTCTGGACACAGCCAAAGGCGTGCTGCGTGAGTTGATTGGTGGCCTGCGCCCCAGTGACACGTTTAACGTGCTGCTGTTCTCGGGCAGCAACAATTTCCTGAGCCCCAAGTCGGTACCCGCCACCAAGGCCAACATTGAGCAAGCCATCCGCACCATCGACCAACAAGGTGGCGGTGGCAGCACGGAGCTGATTCCTGCGCTCAAGCGCGTGTATGCCCAAGCCAAAACCGCCGATGTGTCACGCACCGTGGTGGTGGTGACCGACGGTTATGTGACCGTGGAGCGCGAAGCCTTTGAGCTGGTGCGCAACAACTTGTCTAGCGCCAATGTGTTTTCGTTTGGCATCGGCTCCAGCGTGAACCGCCACCTCATGGAAGGCCTGGCCCGTGCGGGCATGGGCGAACCCTTCATCATCACCAAACCCGAGCAAGCGGCCGAACAAGCCAAGCGCTTTCGCACCATGATCGAATCCCCTGTGTTGACCCAAGTGAAGGCCCGCATTGAAGGCCTGGATGTCTACGACGTCGAACCCCGCAACCTGCCCGACCTGTTGGCGCAACGCCCTGTCATCGTCTACGGCAAATGGCGTGGCGAGCCCAAAGGCAAGCTGATCATCGAGGGCCAGAGCGCCAGCGGCCCCATCCAACACACACTGCCTGTGGCTGCCGACACCGCCAAGACCACTGACACCGCAGCCCTGCGCCATCTGTGGGCCCGCAACCGCATTGCTGCTTTGAGCGACCAGGAAGCCTTGGAAGGCGGCGACACCTACGCCAAGGCCATCACCGACCTGGGCCTGCAATACAGCCTGCTCACCCAGTACACCAGCTTTCTGGCTGTGGACCAGGTGGTGCGCAACAAGGCACCTGCTGACAGCACCGGCGTGAACCAACCCTCACCCCTGCCCGAAGGTGTGGAAAACAGTTCCCTTGGTACCGAGGTGCCCAGCACACCCGAGCCTGCTACCTGGGGTGCCATTGCCATGACGATATCGGTCCTGGGCATGCTGGCCTACCGCCGCCGCCGCGCACTGGCGCGCGCACACCACTACACCAGCTGA
- a CDS encoding alkaline phosphatase D family protein, whose translation MDRRRFLNTGSVLSGAGLLAPAVVLAQAAPAVITRDAMRPQMAHGIQSGDPKADGAIIWTRSDRPARLWVEWATTASFANATRVRGPHMLEDTDFTGRVDLSHLPAGQEIFYRVVLQDLHNERVLSEAMNGHLRLPAVAGSTAVRDVRFTWSGDTAGQGWGINEAWGGMKIYEQMRKVGPDFFLHCGDTIYADGPMAAQVKLPDGSLWTNLVTEDVSKVAETLNEYRGRYRYNLMDANVRRMAADVPQIWQWDDHEVSNNWSDSKDVSGDPRYTEKNVPLLVARATKAFHEYAPLRRTADAESERVYRHLPQGPLLDMFVVDMRSYRGPNSANLQTVENEESAFMGRPQIAWLLDGLKRSKATWKVIAADMPIGLHVGDGKTAQGQDKWEAIANGDDGTPLGRELEIARLLREIKRAHIKNVVWLTADVHYTAAHYFDPSKAKFTDFAPFWEFVSGPLNAGGFGPNKTDATFGMQVMYQKAPAEANAPPSSGMQFFGQVDIDAKTKAMTVTLKDLAGASLYAKTLAPQHA comes from the coding sequence GTGGATCGTCGTCGTTTTCTGAACACCGGTTCTGTGCTGAGTGGTGCTGGCTTGCTGGCGCCGGCTGTGGTGTTGGCACAGGCTGCACCCGCAGTGATCACACGCGACGCCATGCGCCCGCAGATGGCCCACGGCATCCAAAGTGGCGACCCCAAGGCTGACGGCGCCATCATCTGGACGCGCAGCGACCGCCCTGCACGCCTGTGGGTGGAATGGGCCACGACCGCCAGCTTCGCCAATGCCACGCGCGTGCGCGGCCCCCACATGCTGGAAGACACAGACTTCACGGGCCGCGTGGACCTGAGCCACTTGCCCGCTGGCCAAGAGATTTTTTACCGCGTGGTGCTGCAAGATTTGCACAACGAACGCGTGTTGTCTGAGGCAATGAACGGCCACTTGCGTTTGCCTGCAGTCGCGGGCAGTACAGCGGTGCGTGATGTGCGCTTTACCTGGAGCGGGGACACGGCGGGCCAGGGCTGGGGTATCAACGAGGCTTGGGGCGGCATGAAGATTTACGAGCAAATGCGCAAGGTCGGCCCCGACTTTTTCTTGCACTGCGGAGACACCATTTACGCCGATGGCCCGATGGCTGCACAAGTCAAGCTGCCCGATGGCAGCCTATGGACCAACTTAGTCACCGAAGACGTGAGCAAGGTTGCGGAAACCTTGAACGAGTACCGGGGTCGCTACCGCTACAACCTGATGGACGCAAACGTGCGCCGCATGGCAGCCGATGTGCCCCAAATCTGGCAGTGGGATGACCATGAGGTGAGCAATAACTGGTCTGACTCCAAAGACGTAAGCGGTGACCCACGCTACACCGAGAAAAACGTGCCCTTGCTGGTGGCCCGCGCCACCAAGGCCTTCCACGAATACGCACCGCTGCGCCGCACTGCGGATGCAGAGAGCGAGCGCGTTTACCGCCATCTACCCCAAGGCCCCTTGCTGGACATGTTCGTGGTGGACATGCGCAGCTACCGTGGCCCTAACAGCGCCAACCTGCAAACGGTGGAAAACGAGGAAAGCGCCTTCATGGGTCGCCCGCAAATTGCTTGGCTGCTAGACGGCCTCAAGCGCTCCAAGGCCACCTGGAAGGTGATTGCTGCGGACATGCCCATTGGCCTGCACGTGGGTGATGGCAAAACGGCCCAAGGACAAGACAAATGGGAAGCCATTGCCAATGGTGACGACGGCACTCCTTTGGGGCGTGAGCTGGAAATTGCCCGCCTGCTGCGCGAGATCAAGCGTGCCCACATCAAAAACGTGGTGTGGCTGACCGCTGACGTGCACTACACGGCCGCCCACTACTTTGACCCAAGCAAAGCCAAGTTCACCGACTTTGCACCCTTCTGGGAATTTGTGTCTGGCCCACTGAACGCAGGTGGCTTTGGCCCCAACAAAACCGATGCCACCTTTGGCATGCAAGTGATGTACCAGAAAGCCCCGGCGGAGGCGAATGCCCCACCGAGCAGCGGCATGCAGTTCTTTGGCCAGGTGGACATTGACGCCAAAACCAAGGCCATGACCGTCACGCTCAAAGACTTGGCAGGCGCCTCACTGTACGCCAAGACATTGGCACCGCAACATGCCTAA
- a CDS encoding biosynthetic peptidoglycan transglycosylase yields the protein MRTLLRAFRSTAVSALALLRVLARWTAITVLVLMLAMFAMLLGARAVLRPSPGDWTTTVRVGPLQVDVGVAALIQWGTTPWIAQQLHGRTLPTRMGDLHVAWDAKRQELSLHCDPCVVRSSSWGPEPVRLADARMTVHRNATDLKGTLSSGAVHALWRGTVRPHGLTLHITLPDTPVRDAYALFAGSIPELAYAHIDGTMALQATLELPSKTLTVQPRLQGMAVNGLGTESWTLAKSTCGRGLPTTSLGADSLLARAVIAAEDQRFFEHTGYDLTEMTQALHSNQDRDATLQGLGRAARPLRGASTLTQQVAKLLVTGGERSPVRKLRELLYAVEMEQTLGKARVLRLYLDYAPWGATVCGAQAAAHAYFGKPAGQLTAAQAVWLAAMLHNPALEARRWKATGQINQARAQWVASHLRPLKKAQRAKLIDEIATAAWTIPTGEASNTPVRATLAQQTHYLPSESNHWLTASALSP from the coding sequence ATGCGCACACTGCTCCGCGCTTTCCGTTCCACCGCCGTTTCTGCCTTGGCCCTACTGCGCGTGCTCGCGCGCTGGACTGCCATCACTGTCTTGGTTCTTATGCTGGCCATGTTTGCAATGCTGCTGGGCGCGCGCGCTGTGCTGCGCCCCAGCCCCGGTGACTGGACCACCACCGTGCGGGTCGGTCCCCTGCAAGTTGACGTGGGCGTGGCCGCGCTGATTCAGTGGGGCACCACGCCGTGGATTGCGCAGCAGTTGCATGGCCGCACACTCCCCACCCGCATGGGCGATCTGCATGTGGCGTGGGACGCTAAGCGCCAGGAACTCAGCTTGCACTGCGACCCCTGCGTGGTGCGCAGCAGCAGCTGGGGCCCCGAGCCCGTGCGCCTGGCAGACGCCCGCATGACCGTGCATCGCAATGCGACCGATCTCAAAGGCACACTGAGCAGTGGCGCTGTGCATGCCCTGTGGCGCGGCACAGTGCGGCCCCATGGGCTTACGCTGCACATCACCCTGCCCGACACGCCGGTGCGCGATGCCTATGCCCTGTTTGCGGGCTCTATCCCTGAGCTGGCCTACGCACATATAGACGGCACTATGGCCCTGCAAGCCACGCTGGAGTTGCCATCCAAAACACTGACCGTGCAACCCCGCCTGCAAGGCATGGCTGTCAACGGCCTGGGCACTGAAAGTTGGACTCTGGCCAAAAGCACGTGCGGGCGCGGACTGCCCACCACCAGTCTGGGCGCAGACAGCCTCTTGGCACGCGCCGTGATCGCCGCCGAAGACCAGCGCTTCTTTGAACACACGGGTTACGACCTGACGGAGATGACGCAGGCGCTGCACAGCAACCAAGATAGGGACGCTACGCTGCAAGGCCTTGGACGCGCAGCTCGCCCGCTGCGCGGTGCCAGCACGCTCACGCAGCAAGTCGCCAAGCTGCTGGTCACCGGCGGCGAACGATCTCCGGTGCGCAAGCTGCGCGAGCTGCTGTACGCCGTGGAAATGGAGCAAACGCTGGGCAAGGCGCGCGTCCTGCGCCTGTACCTAGACTATGCCCCATGGGGTGCGACGGTCTGCGGTGCACAGGCGGCAGCCCACGCTTACTTTGGCAAACCGGCCGGCCAGCTCACTGCGGCCCAAGCTGTGTGGCTGGCCGCCATGCTGCACAACCCCGCGCTGGAAGCCCGCCGCTGGAAAGCCACCGGCCAAATCAACCAGGCCCGCGCCCAGTGGGTGGCCAGCCACCTGCGCCCCCTGAAAAAAGCCCAGCGCGCCAAGCTCATAGATGAGATTGCCACTGCAGCATGGACGATACCGACGGGCGAAGCCAGTAACACACCCGTTCGTGCAACGCTAGCGCAGCAAACGCATTACTTGCCATCAGAGTCAAACCATTGGCTGACGGCAAGTGCACTATCGCCATAA
- the xrtQ gene encoding exosortase Q gives MKPPRLSLRVLRCPPGGRYLPWGGPAAGQACTSSRLLKVPGFVRFGIAIDTAAEWRWLALLAVALWPTWWWMGQRMADGSDDPLGILALAAMATLLFAHRQHLRAAPRLGLQATALVGAVLTTALHNQLPDLLVALVGLLSLAAGLLAFLPARVASAPVWGLSVLSLPLLASLQFYAGFPLRVVTAELSSWLLSVAHTVERSGSSLLVDGQLIIVDAPCSGVQMAWLGYFTACAVALATGRSNRSFLLRLPVVSVLVLLGNVVRNTVLVAGEASGVHLGNAAHQAVGLVVLGVVCGGIAWAMGRSTAKESKV, from the coding sequence ATGAAGCCCCCACGCTTGTCACTTCGTGTACTGCGCTGCCCCCCAGGGGGGCGCTACCTGCCTTGGGGCGGCCCGGCGGCAGGTCAGGCTTGCACCTCTTCACGGCTTTTGAAGGTGCCCGGCTTCGTGCGCTTTGGCATTGCCATCGACACTGCGGCCGAATGGCGTTGGCTGGCGCTGTTGGCAGTCGCCCTGTGGCCCACCTGGTGGTGGATGGGGCAGCGCATGGCCGATGGATCCGACGACCCGCTGGGCATCCTGGCCCTGGCCGCCATGGCTACTCTGTTGTTCGCCCACCGCCAGCACCTGCGCGCGGCGCCCCGCTTGGGCCTGCAGGCCACGGCCTTGGTGGGTGCAGTGCTCACCACCGCCCTGCACAACCAGCTGCCCGACCTGCTGGTGGCGCTGGTGGGTTTACTAAGCCTGGCTGCCGGCTTGCTGGCTTTCTTGCCGGCGCGGGTGGCCAGTGCACCGGTGTGGGGGCTCTCTGTGCTGTCGCTGCCCCTGCTGGCATCGTTGCAGTTCTATGCGGGCTTTCCGCTGCGGGTGGTGACGGCTGAGCTCAGCAGCTGGTTGCTCTCTGTGGCTCACACCGTAGAGCGCAGCGGTAGCAGCCTCTTGGTAGACGGCCAGCTCATCATCGTGGACGCGCCTTGCTCTGGAGTGCAAATGGCCTGGCTGGGTTACTTCACGGCCTGCGCGGTGGCACTGGCAACAGGCCGCAGCAACCGAAGCTTCTTGCTGCGCCTGCCGGTGGTGAGTGTGCTGGTGCTCCTGGGCAACGTGGTGCGCAACACCGTGCTGGTGGCGGGAGAGGCTTCCGGCGTGCATTTGGGCAATGCAGCGCACCAGGCCGTGGGCTTGGTGGTTTTGGGCGTGGTGTGCGGCGGCATTGCCTGGGCCATGGGCCGCTCCACAGCTAAGGAGTCCAAGGTATGA
- a CDS encoding TMEM175 family protein, whose product MNKNRLEAFSDGVIAIIITIMVLEFKVPHGEALADLLPLWPVFLSYVLSFVYVGIYWNNHHHLLHAVKKVNGTMLWANLNLLFWLSLMPFATAWMGENHFATMPVVVYCVDLLMCALAFTVLQNCIIRHEGPDSVLRHAVGADLKGKVSVASYVLAIPLALLGYPGWSGVLVGLVACIWFVPDTRIEKVLNER is encoded by the coding sequence ATGAACAAAAACCGACTAGAAGCCTTTAGCGACGGCGTCATTGCCATCATCATCACCATCATGGTGCTGGAATTCAAAGTACCGCATGGCGAGGCACTGGCGGACCTGCTGCCCTTGTGGCCGGTGTTTTTGAGCTATGTGCTGAGCTTTGTGTACGTGGGCATTTACTGGAACAACCACCACCATTTGTTGCACGCGGTGAAGAAGGTGAATGGCACCATGCTGTGGGCCAATCTCAACCTCTTGTTTTGGCTCTCGCTCATGCCATTTGCGACGGCGTGGATGGGTGAAAACCACTTTGCAACCATGCCGGTGGTGGTGTACTGCGTGGACCTGCTGATGTGTGCGCTGGCCTTTACCGTGCTCCAAAATTGCATCATTCGCCACGAAGGCCCCGACTCCGTGCTGCGCCATGCGGTAGGCGCAGACCTCAAGGGCAAAGTGTCGGTCGCCAGCTACGTGCTGGCGATTCCCTTGGCACTACTGGGCTACCCTGGGTGGTCAGGCGTGTTGGTAGGCCTGGTCGCCTGCATCTGGTTTGTCCCCGACACCCGGATTGAAAAGGTACTGAACGAGCGCTAA